One part of the Tunicatimonas pelagia genome encodes these proteins:
- a CDS encoding helix-turn-helix domain-containing protein, which produces MIVIVSLLQKKSKSSRLFAFTISILSILLLNNIIFFGSFKTDNIRITDFVIPEPVLLLGPLIYFYCNSLLEENFRMRKSGYWHFLPGIFDLFSPIYSLIVLATSSDQTNHYKFLNTYDDYIVIPQFISLTFYLVITWQYLLNNKPLADSKTFKWARDFVFGVSIVNIIWFPFLLLYISEYQGLLLNWIYFHPIFYAISSFFYFLSYRILKDGLSFRPNLITKDELDNVLEKIQAVIVKDKIYRNPELTLKQLSTETNISAKILSFIFKHYYKKGFNQYINQFRIQEAFLKLENDSSKKFSIEGIALDVGFSSRSTFYRSFRQVTGKSPNEILKGYD; this is translated from the coding sequence ATGATTGTCATAGTTTCCCTCTTGCAGAAAAAGTCAAAATCTTCCCGACTATTTGCATTCACAATTTCCATACTAAGCATATTACTGCTTAATAATATTATCTTTTTTGGTTCATTCAAAACAGATAATATAAGGATTACAGACTTTGTGATTCCTGAACCTGTTTTACTGCTAGGCCCTTTGATCTACTTCTATTGCAACAGCTTACTCGAAGAAAATTTCCGCATGAGAAAATCAGGTTATTGGCACTTTCTACCAGGTATTTTTGACTTATTTTCTCCCATATACTCACTTATAGTTTTAGCAACCTCATCCGATCAAACCAATCATTACAAATTTCTCAACACATATGACGATTATATTGTAATTCCACAATTTATATCACTTACTTTCTATCTGGTTATAACATGGCAATACCTACTGAATAACAAGCCTCTGGCGGATTCTAAAACTTTCAAATGGGCTCGGGATTTCGTTTTTGGTGTTAGTATTGTCAATATAATCTGGTTTCCATTCCTTCTGCTATATATTTCGGAATACCAGGGACTATTACTGAACTGGATTTATTTTCATCCGATTTTTTATGCCATCAGTAGCTTCTTTTACTTTCTGAGCTATCGTATCCTAAAAGATGGCTTGTCATTCCGACCAAACCTTATTACCAAAGACGAACTAGACAACGTGTTAGAAAAAATTCAAGCGGTCATTGTTAAAGACAAAATATACCGAAATCCGGAACTGACTCTTAAACAACTGAGTACTGAGACTAACATCTCAGCAAAAATACTGTCGTTCATTTTTAAGCATTACTACAAGAAGGGATTCAACCAATACATAAATCAATTCCGGATACAAGAGGCTTTTCTTAAACTTGAGAATGATAGTTCAAAAAAGTTTAGCATCGAGGGCATTGCATTAGACGTCGGGTTTTCATCTCGGTCTACATTTTACCGATCATTTAGGCAAGTGACTGGCAAATCTCCCAATGAAATTTTAAAGGGATACGATTAG
- a CDS encoding alkaline phosphatase D family protein, giving the protein MQNSLKLLALFLLILTGCTGNQADETAATDMQPPVVAPFDELDTLAVNDWWNRADNPIINMKVDRSEVVCFGMYTVANNTLKLSAQLYPLYPDETREVRLEVQKDGTWQEIQSQEVNDLGWSALFRVENWDVTQDVPYRLLHGETASFEGLVRKDPKDESEIKLAAFSCNSNKDRGLREQYVRNVDHHDPDLLFFAGDQSYDHTEHTAAWLKFGLQFRDLFRDRPCISIPDDHDIGQGNLWGESGKVSQTKVADDGGYKYHPEYVKMVERAQTAHLPDPYDPTPVQQGIGVYYTNLIWGDVDFAIIEDRKFKSGPAGKIPQQGPRPDHINNPDYDPASIDLEGLVLLGERQLNFLDNWATQQDGVAMKAVLSQTGFCGGAHLHGNKENRLHADLDSNGWPQTGRDKAVELIDKAGAVHIAGDQHLATVIQHGTDEFRDGSWAFVVPAIVNDYYSRWWWPKDEEPGANHDPNNPLPWTGDYLDGFNNKITMKAYVNPESTSSGSGYGLIRFNKPTNEVTFECWPRDVDVTTESAEQFAGWPITVALND; this is encoded by the coding sequence ATGCAAAACAGCCTAAAACTACTCGCCTTATTTCTTTTGATACTAACCGGATGCACAGGTAATCAAGCCGACGAAACGGCAGCCACCGATATGCAACCACCCGTGGTAGCCCCCTTTGACGAACTGGATACGCTAGCCGTAAACGACTGGTGGAACCGGGCTGACAATCCCATTATTAATATGAAAGTAGACCGCAGTGAGGTAGTTTGTTTTGGTATGTACACGGTAGCGAATAATACCCTAAAACTCAGTGCTCAACTGTACCCACTGTACCCCGACGAAACCCGAGAAGTGCGATTAGAAGTGCAGAAAGATGGCACGTGGCAAGAGATTCAAAGCCAGGAAGTAAATGATTTAGGCTGGTCAGCCCTGTTTCGGGTGGAAAACTGGGATGTGACCCAAGATGTTCCCTACCGATTGCTGCACGGCGAGACAGCTTCTTTTGAAGGCTTGGTTCGGAAAGACCCCAAAGATGAAAGTGAAATTAAGCTAGCCGCTTTTTCGTGTAACTCCAATAAAGACCGAGGATTGCGCGAGCAGTACGTTCGTAACGTAGACCACCACGATCCGGACTTACTCTTCTTCGCCGGCGATCAATCCTACGACCACACCGAACATACCGCTGCCTGGCTAAAATTCGGCTTGCAATTCCGCGATTTGTTTCGCGACCGCCCTTGCATTAGCATTCCCGACGATCACGATATTGGACAGGGCAACCTGTGGGGCGAAAGCGGTAAGGTATCGCAAACCAAAGTGGCCGATGACGGGGGTTACAAGTACCACCCTGAGTACGTGAAAATGGTAGAACGCGCCCAGACTGCCCACCTACCCGATCCCTACGACCCCACCCCGGTTCAGCAAGGTATTGGCGTGTACTACACCAATCTGATTTGGGGCGATGTGGATTTTGCCATTATTGAAGACCGTAAGTTTAAAAGTGGCCCCGCCGGAAAGATTCCCCAGCAAGGCCCTCGCCCTGACCATATCAATAATCCCGACTACGATCCGGCTTCTATTGATCTGGAAGGGTTAGTTTTGCTAGGCGAGCGACAACTTAATTTTTTAGATAATTGGGCTACTCAGCAAGACGGAGTAGCCATGAAAGCTGTGCTATCGCAAACCGGGTTCTGCGGTGGCGCACATCTGCACGGTAACAAAGAGAACCGCTTGCACGCCGACCTGGATTCTAACGGCTGGCCCCAAACCGGACGGGACAAGGCAGTAGAACTTATCGATAAAGCTGGGGCAGTGCATATTGCCGGCGACCAGCACTTGGCTACGGTTATTCAGCACGGAACCGATGAGTTTCGGGATGGCTCCTGGGCTTTTGTGGTTCCGGCAATTGTTAATGATTACTACAGCCGTTGGTGGTGGCCCAAAGATGAAGAACCCGGAGCGAACCATGACCCGAACAATCCCCTACCCTGGACAGGCGATTACTTGGATGGCTTTAATAATAAAATCACGATGAAAGCCTACGTGAACCCTGAGAGTACTTCCAGCGGTTCGGGCTACGGCCTCATTCGCTTTAATAAGCCCACCAACGAAGTCACCTTTGAGTGCTGGCCCCGCGACGTAGATGTAACCACCGAAAGTGCCGAGCAATTCGCTGGCTGGCCCATTACCGTAGCGTTGAACGATTAA
- a CDS encoding glycosyltransferase family 2 protein — protein MTTPQVSVVLPFCNAERTLVRAIESIIQQTYIHWELILIDNLSTDGSSQIANHYTLQDARIRLIQEKQPGVTFAFNAGLAFAKGKYIARMDADDYSHPHRLEQQVHHLENHPNVDAISGVVAYQANNPQVGMQHYVDWTNTLTTPDQIANNRFVELPTINPTLVFRHRSLEKYGSYQNGHFPEDYELVLRWLQQGATFSKISNTVLDWHDSPDRLTRTDSRYSTDAFYQVKTKHLAEWLCQNNPFYPAVVIWGGGRKTRQRVKLLEECGITVTAYIDIIPNKVQEKPCIYFKDVAPPGQYFILSYVGNRGKREEIRQFLAGRGYQEAVHFLLIA, from the coding sequence ATGACGACGCCCCAGGTTTCGGTTGTCCTTCCCTTCTGCAATGCTGAACGGACATTGGTTCGAGCTATTGAGAGCATTATTCAGCAAACCTATATCCATTGGGAGCTAATCTTAATTGACAATTTATCTACTGATGGTAGTTCTCAAATTGCCAATCACTACACACTGCAAGATGCGCGTATTCGCTTAATTCAGGAGAAACAGCCAGGAGTAACCTTTGCGTTCAACGCGGGTCTAGCCTTTGCCAAGGGCAAATACATTGCCCGGATGGATGCCGATGATTACAGCCACCCGCACCGGCTAGAACAGCAGGTTCACCACTTAGAAAACCATCCCAACGTAGATGCAATTAGCGGAGTGGTGGCTTACCAAGCCAACAATCCGCAGGTGGGTATGCAGCACTACGTAGACTGGACGAATACACTTACTACCCCAGATCAAATTGCTAATAATCGGTTTGTAGAATTGCCCACAATTAATCCTACTCTCGTATTTCGTCACCGTAGTTTAGAAAAATACGGCAGCTACCAGAATGGCCACTTTCCGGAAGACTACGAGCTAGTATTACGCTGGCTACAGCAGGGAGCTACTTTTTCTAAGATAAGCAACACTGTACTGGATTGGCACGATAGCCCGGATAGGCTCACCCGAACCGATTCCCGCTATTCTACCGATGCATTTTATCAGGTTAAAACGAAGCACTTAGCCGAATGGCTTTGCCAAAATAACCCTTTCTACCCCGCTGTAGTCATTTGGGGTGGTGGTCGGAAAACTCGGCAGCGCGTAAAGCTACTAGAAGAATGCGGCATAACAGTTACCGCCTACATCGACATTATTCCCAACAAAGTCCAAGAAAAGCCTTGTATCTACTTTAAAGATGTGGCCCCACCAGGCCAGTACTTTATTTTGTCTTACGTTGGTAATCGGGGAAAGCGAGAAGAAATTAGGCAATTTTTGGCAGGAAGAGGCTATCAAGAAGCAGTTCATTTTCTACTGATTGCTTAA
- the msrA gene encoding peptide-methionine (S)-S-oxide reductase MsrA, which yields MNKNAIFILFFALIAVYCTAPATGNESTESLTVSPASLTETEKAKLDTATFAGGCFWCTEAVFERVKGVKSVVSGYTGGSQQNPTYKQVSNGRTDHAEGVQIYYDPEVITYQQLLEVFFGTMDPTQLNRQGPDVGEQYRSAVFYHDSEQQSLAQEYMKKLDKSGKYDKPIVTQLVAYDKFWLAEDYHQDYYELNPGNPYIQSVAKPKVKKLKKNYAALLKDGVSS from the coding sequence ATGAACAAGAACGCAATATTTATTTTATTCTTTGCCCTCATAGCGGTGTATTGTACTGCACCGGCTACAGGTAATGAATCTACCGAATCGCTAACTGTTTCTCCGGCTTCGCTCACTGAGACAGAAAAAGCAAAATTAGATACCGCTACCTTTGCCGGAGGATGCTTTTGGTGTACTGAAGCCGTTTTTGAACGAGTAAAGGGAGTGAAAAGCGTAGTATCTGGTTACACCGGAGGCTCTCAGCAAAACCCTACCTACAAGCAAGTGAGTAACGGACGTACCGATCATGCTGAAGGGGTGCAGATCTACTACGACCCCGAAGTGATTACCTACCAGCAGCTCCTGGAAGTATTCTTCGGAACAATGGATCCCACGCAGCTAAATCGGCAGGGACCCGATGTGGGCGAACAGTACCGATCGGCGGTTTTCTACCACGATTCTGAGCAGCAGAGCTTAGCGCAAGAGTACATGAAGAAGTTGGATAAATCAGGCAAATACGATAAGCCAATCGTTACTCAGCTAGTAGCTTACGACAAGTTTTGGCTAGCAGAAGATTACCACCAAGATTACTACGAGCTAAATCCGGGTAATCCATACATTCAGTCTGTGGCGAAGCCTAAGGTGAAGAAATTAAAGAAAAACTACGCTGCCTTACTAAAAGATGGTGTGAGCAGTTAA
- a CDS encoding M61 family metallopeptidase: MITCTVSYQRPHQHWLDFELTFPNLDQSKTYLQLPTWRPGRYELGNFAKNVQKFVVTDIDGQPLAFRKVTKDRWEVDTEGVEGMYVKYNYYAAEMNAGSTYLDDEQLYINFVNCLLYAEGQLDEAYQIKLQVPTDYQVACGLKKLGTHTLEAPSFYHTVESPLIASPTLTHWEYEVEGHRFHLWFQGQCLLDKEQTINRFRAFTREQIQTMGNFPADDYHFLYQFLPYRAYHGVEHFNSTVIALGPSESIVENSAIYADFLGVSSHELFHTWNIIRIRPKEMCPYDYTQENYFPTGFIAEGVTTYYGDLFLVRSGVITKQEYFLELNKLFKRHFENYGRFNHSLVESSFDLWLDGYSAGIPHRKVSIYVKGALVSLVLDLTLRDCTEQEQSLDTFMRYLWDYFGKQACGYSLSDVEKLVDDLSGSQIDDYFERFIYGKEPLEITLNQLLYKVGCRLDIAENALHSEGIFGFRANQIDNKWLVQRIEPNSVADDHLTLRDELLAINGTQVQDSVEELLAGHQTAELTIVRNHQTRVVALAAQEDRYFNVYTIAQRNDATDEEKQAFERWLH; the protein is encoded by the coding sequence ATGATTACTTGTACCGTATCTTACCAAAGGCCCCATCAGCACTGGCTTGATTTTGAACTTACGTTCCCTAATCTGGATCAAAGTAAAACCTATTTGCAGCTACCGACTTGGCGTCCAGGTCGCTACGAGCTGGGTAATTTTGCCAAGAACGTTCAGAAATTTGTAGTCACCGATATTGATGGGCAGCCTCTCGCTTTTCGCAAAGTGACTAAAGACCGCTGGGAAGTGGATACTGAAGGGGTTGAAGGTATGTACGTGAAATATAACTATTATGCGGCTGAAATGAACGCGGGTAGTACTTACCTGGATGATGAGCAATTGTACATCAACTTCGTGAATTGCCTACTTTATGCCGAAGGGCAATTAGATGAAGCCTACCAAATCAAGCTGCAAGTGCCAACGGACTATCAAGTAGCTTGCGGACTCAAAAAGTTAGGTACGCATACGTTAGAGGCTCCTAGCTTTTATCATACGGTAGAAAGCCCGCTGATTGCCAGTCCTACCCTTACCCATTGGGAGTATGAAGTGGAAGGTCATCGTTTTCACCTATGGTTTCAGGGGCAGTGTTTGCTAGACAAAGAACAAACGATCAACCGCTTTCGGGCATTTACTCGAGAACAAATACAAACGATGGGTAATTTCCCGGCTGACGATTACCACTTTCTGTATCAATTTTTGCCTTATCGGGCGTACCACGGAGTAGAGCACTTTAACTCTACAGTCATTGCTTTAGGGCCTAGCGAAAGTATTGTTGAGAACAGTGCAATCTATGCTGACTTTTTAGGAGTAAGTTCCCACGAGCTATTTCATACTTGGAATATCATCCGTATTCGCCCTAAGGAGATGTGCCCGTACGATTACACTCAGGAGAATTACTTTCCCACTGGGTTTATTGCTGAGGGCGTGACTACCTACTACGGTGACTTGTTTCTAGTACGAAGCGGAGTAATCACGAAGCAGGAATACTTTTTGGAATTGAACAAACTCTTCAAACGTCACTTTGAGAATTATGGCCGCTTCAATCATTCGCTGGTCGAATCTTCCTTTGATTTGTGGCTAGATGGCTATAGTGCCGGAATCCCGCACCGCAAGGTTTCCATTTACGTGAAAGGAGCACTGGTTAGCCTGGTATTAGATTTAACGCTGAGAGATTGTACCGAGCAGGAACAGTCGTTGGATACATTTATGCGCTACCTCTGGGATTACTTCGGCAAGCAGGCATGTGGTTACTCTCTATCTGATGTAGAAAAATTGGTAGATGACCTTTCGGGCAGCCAGATTGACGACTATTTTGAGCGGTTTATCTACGGCAAAGAGCCGCTGGAAATTACGCTTAACCAATTGCTGTACAAGGTTGGCTGTCGGCTAGACATTGCTGAAAATGCGCTACACTCCGAAGGCATCTTTGGCTTTCGAGCCAACCAGATAGACAACAAGTGGCTAGTGCAACGCATTGAACCCAATTCCGTGGCTGACGATCACTTGACGCTTCGCGATGAGCTGCTGGCTATTAATGGAACTCAAGTACAGGATAGCGTGGAAGAATTACTGGCGGGACACCAAACCGCAGAGTTGACCATTGTCCGCAACCACCAAACCCGAGTAGTAGCGCTAGCTGCTCAAGAAGATCGCTACTTCAACGTGTATACCATCGCCCAGCGGAACGATGCCACTGATGAAGAGAAGCAAGCTTTTGAACGTTGGCTACATTGA
- the crcB gene encoding fluoride efflux transporter CrcB translates to MNWDFLWVGIGGFLGSIARYGVGLGVNRFWNSSFPIGTFLVNIVGCFLIGLLFGAWLKGYLTDTHSRLWIAGFCGGFTTFSSFSYEALVLLEGGKIGLWGLYILGSVTLGIMATWGGITILRLN, encoded by the coding sequence ATGAACTGGGATTTTCTTTGGGTAGGTATTGGTGGATTTCTGGGGAGTATTGCCCGCTACGGAGTGGGGCTGGGAGTGAACCGTTTCTGGAATAGCTCGTTCCCGATCGGTACATTTCTCGTGAATATCGTTGGGTGCTTTTTGATTGGTCTGCTGTTTGGCGCGTGGCTCAAGGGTTATTTGACTGACACCCATAGCCGGTTATGGATTGCTGGGTTCTGTGGTGGCTTCACTACCTTTTCGTCGTTCTCTTACGAAGCATTGGTTTTACTAGAAGGTGGAAAAATAGGTCTTTGGGGGCTCTACATTCTTGGAAGTGTAACGCTCGGAATAATGGCCACCTGGGGTGGAATTACGATTCTTCGGTTAAACTAG